The proteins below come from a single Candidatus Atribacteria bacterium ADurb.Bin276 genomic window:
- a CDS encoding Bacterial extracellular solute-binding protein: MKKLTLPLVILLILVCVSAVVAQEKVRLTVEMSVYVEAPHKKAFDLLKEAYELQNPNVEIVYYGPAYDEYWDKLAVEIVSGTEADIVQLQDAAARYATYASLREGETGAFINLDQYIKGTELEDKLIGQKELVFNGHYIGIANYATGMRGVYYRKSLFEEAGIDADTIITNEDFLEVAKTLTKNKADGTMQYGFGAVISTHAFAYDEMKTFICYPIGATYTQLNKPPFEPDNIIVGNEAWNYAFKWWQDMIFTHKVVAPTPYDKAGERDLFWNGVVAMNIDGPWFVGMTKEYDEALLDDLDIIASPDVVYNGKQYPFHKQNYGITHLVSSNSKNPDEAIKFLLWMATPEAQALVSECGMIPSNTEYSTGSDYYATWPLNAKLASLAEERYYEPPTLDPEIPELGEINRIMINAAQAAFVNQEDVADVLDEAAEEIKSLF, from the coding sequence ATGAAGAAGTTAACCTTACCATTAGTAATATTGTTGATTCTGGTTTGTGTTTCTGCAGTTGTAGCCCAAGAAAAAGTCCGCCTGACGGTTGAGATGTCGGTGTATGTTGAAGCCCCCCACAAAAAAGCTTTTGATTTATTGAAAGAAGCGTATGAATTACAAAATCCAAATGTAGAAATTGTGTACTATGGCCCAGCCTACGATGAATATTGGGATAAGCTTGCTGTCGAAATCGTTTCCGGGACTGAAGCAGATATTGTCCAATTACAGGACGCTGCGGCACGATATGCCACCTATGCATCATTACGCGAGGGGGAAACTGGAGCTTTTATTAACTTAGATCAATACATCAAGGGAACGGAATTAGAAGATAAGCTGATTGGTCAAAAAGAATTGGTTTTTAATGGTCATTATATTGGTATCGCTAACTATGCAACGGGAATGCGCGGAGTATATTACCGCAAGTCATTATTCGAAGAAGCTGGAATCGATGCGGATACCATCATTACCAATGAAGATTTTCTCGAGGTCGCAAAAACACTAACCAAAAATAAAGCTGATGGAACCATGCAGTATGGTTTCGGTGCAGTTATTTCAACTCATGCTTTTGCATACGACGAAATGAAAACTTTTATCTGCTATCCAATCGGTGCCACTTATACTCAACTCAATAAACCGCCTTTTGAACCAGATAATATTATTGTTGGTAATGAAGCATGGAATTATGCCTTCAAATGGTGGCAAGATATGATATTTACCCATAAAGTGGTTGCCCCTACTCCATACGACAAAGCCGGTGAACGTGATTTATTTTGGAATGGTGTGGTAGCGATGAATATTGATGGACCTTGGTTTGTTGGTATGACTAAGGAATATGATGAAGCACTCCTGGATGATTTAGATATCATTGCATCGCCGGATGTTGTTTACAATGGCAAGCAGTATCCCTTCCACAAACAGAACTATGGTATTACTCATTTAGTTTCGAGTAACAGCAAAAATCCAGATGAAGCCATCAAATTTCTCCTTTGGATGGCGACCCCAGAAGCTCAAGCACTTGTATCGGAATGTGGTATGATTCCGTCTAATACTGAATATTCAACTGGTTCTGATTACTACGCTACTTGGCCATTAAATGCGAAATTAGCCAGCTTGGCTGAGGAAAGATATTATGAACCACCTACTCTTGACCCGGAAATTCCTGAGCTTGGAGAAATTAACCGTATAATGATTAATGCTGCTCAGGCTGCTTTTGTTAATCAAGAAGATGTTGCCGACGTGTTAGATGAAGCAGCTGAAGAGATTAAATCTCTTTTTTAG
- the lacF_5 gene encoding Lactose transport system permease protein LacF, with protein sequence MSTKKAKILNPKIGKRSLPYILVLPMVLMMAIVVLYPIVKTVGMSFFENYLARPGMNPFVGLKHYLNFFDNKYFVNSIIITIKYVVITVLLRFVIGLIAALLLNEKVKGVGIARSIVVIPWAMPVVVVCLLFVQMFDYQYGIFNYMLAAVGIIKEPVKWLSDKDLALPVAMFVNIWKGWPWVAIMFLAGLQGIQKEHYEAAEIDGAGYFKQFWYVTLPTLRPVTLTIFILLMVWTIKDFDIVYVLNKGGPAHATEHITIFIYQKAFEALRMGEASAAGVLVLIVTMIFTIFYLRLLDRMDSER encoded by the coding sequence ATGAGCACGAAAAAAGCCAAAATATTAAATCCAAAAATAGGAAAAAGATCACTACCTTACATTTTAGTATTACCAATGGTTTTGATGATGGCGATTGTTGTTCTTTATCCAATAGTTAAAACTGTGGGAATGAGTTTTTTTGAGAATTATTTAGCCCGCCCAGGTATGAATCCCTTTGTAGGCCTTAAGCATTATTTAAATTTCTTTGATAATAAATACTTTGTTAATTCCATTATCATCACCATAAAATATGTGGTAATCACTGTGCTGTTGCGATTCGTGATTGGGTTAATTGCCGCTCTTCTTTTAAACGAAAAAGTAAAAGGAGTGGGAATTGCTCGATCGATTGTCGTTATCCCTTGGGCAATGCCGGTAGTGGTGGTTTGCCTTTTATTCGTACAAATGTTTGATTACCAATACGGCATTTTCAATTATATGTTAGCAGCTGTTGGTATTATTAAAGAACCAGTGAAGTGGCTTTCGGATAAGGATTTAGCCTTACCAGTTGCCATGTTTGTTAATATTTGGAAAGGGTGGCCTTGGGTTGCGATAATGTTTTTAGCTGGGTTGCAAGGAATTCAAAAAGAGCATTATGAAGCCGCTGAAATTGATGGAGCAGGATATTTTAAACAGTTTTGGTATGTGACTTTACCAACGCTTAGACCAGTTACCCTAACCATTTTTATATTATTAATGGTCTGGACGATTAAAGATTTTGATATTGTGTATGTTCTTAATAAAGGTGGTCCGGCACACGCTACCGAGCATATAACTATTTTTATATATCAAAAAGCCTTTGAAGCCTTGCGCATGGGCGAAGCATCTGCTGCTGGTGTCTTAGTGCTTATCGTAACAATGATTTTTACAATTTTTTATCTTAGACTATTGGATAGAATGGATAGTGAAAGATGA
- the yhhX gene encoding putative oxidoreductase YhhX, producing the protein MERIKAAVIGAGIFGDTHCRVYSESPIVDLAWVCDQDQERAKQAAKKYNCNFTTDLQEITNDPSISIVSVATPDFAHRDISLKVIEAGKNLIVEKPLATNVEDAQAITDAVKRKGVKFMTDFQNRWNAPFIQAKQNLESGKYGEPVSAYIRLANSIMITKWLSWSAKSGPQWFLGPHIVDLVCWLYNQKPIKVFATGKRKVLKSIGYDTYDALQAQIIFKDSFATIDTSWIVPKNWPSLDFRMDILTTNGKMELEPTFNGISMCADEGYQIPFIGGRQDGFDRMFGFFKEPILHFIDHVVKDIPCLVGVEDGLINTKIVVAIEKSIESGKIIELNL; encoded by the coding sequence ATGGAAAGAATTAAGGCAGCGGTTATAGGAGCTGGTATATTTGGAGATACTCATTGTCGGGTATATTCAGAAAGCCCCATCGTAGATTTAGCTTGGGTTTGCGATCAAGACCAGGAACGAGCAAAACAAGCAGCAAAAAAATATAATTGCAATTTTACTACTGATCTTCAAGAAATAACCAATGATCCTTCAATTAGTATTGTTAGCGTAGCAACTCCTGATTTTGCCCATCGAGATATTAGCTTAAAAGTTATCGAAGCCGGGAAAAACCTTATTGTTGAAAAACCACTGGCAACCAATGTTGAGGATGCTCAGGCCATCACCGATGCAGTAAAACGAAAAGGCGTCAAATTCATGACCGATTTTCAAAACCGCTGGAATGCCCCTTTTATACAAGCGAAACAAAACCTTGAATCAGGAAAATATGGTGAACCAGTGAGTGCCTACATTCGCTTGGCTAACAGTATAATGATTACCAAATGGTTATCTTGGAGTGCAAAATCCGGACCTCAGTGGTTTTTGGGACCTCACATAGTTGACCTGGTTTGTTGGTTGTATAACCAGAAACCAATTAAAGTTTTCGCTACCGGGAAACGCAAGGTTTTAAAATCAATTGGCTATGATACTTATGATGCCCTTCAAGCTCAAATTATTTTTAAGGATTCTTTTGCTACTATCGATACTTCATGGATTGTCCCAAAAAACTGGCCTTCACTTGACTTTCGAATGGATATACTTACAACCAATGGAAAAATGGAATTAGAACCTACCTTTAATGGGATTTCGATGTGTGCTGATGAAGGATACCAAATACCTTTTATTGGAGGTCGGCAAGACGGTTTCGATCGCATGTTCGGTTTCTTTAAAGAACCTATTTTGCATTTTATTGATCATGTTGTTAAAGATATACCCTGTTTAGTGGGAGTTGAAGATGGACTCATTAATACAAAAATTGTGGTAGCCATTGAAAAATCTATTGAGTCAGGTAAGATTATCGAGCTTAATCTATAG